A section of the Mesobacillus jeotgali genome encodes:
- a CDS encoding RDD family protein gives MTESHRNGTAPEENQLFAGQYAGFWTRFWAYLLDLIVIGSINRMIINPIFRALDIPLAEDGIFSPMAIATAVVFYLYFVLMTKFLGQTLGKMVFGLKVVELDGKTLTWGTVLFREWIGRFISATIFVLYVVVAFTKRKQGLHDLFADTTVIYEPR, from the coding sequence ATGACAGAGAGTCATCGAAATGGTACCGCACCTGAAGAAAATCAATTGTTTGCTGGTCAATATGCGGGTTTCTGGACGAGATTCTGGGCCTATTTGCTTGATTTGATTGTAATCGGGAGCATTAACAGGATGATCATCAACCCCATATTCCGTGCGTTGGATATACCTCTGGCGGAGGATGGAATCTTTTCGCCGATGGCCATTGCCACGGCAGTCGTCTTCTATTTATATTTTGTGCTAATGACAAAATTCCTTGGCCAAACGCTTGGAAAAATGGTGTTTGGACTAAAAGTAGTGGAGCTCGACGGAAAAACGCTTACATGGGGGACTGTCCTTTTCCGCGAGTGGATCGGACGTTTCATATCAGCCACTATTTTTGTCTTGTATGTTGTTGTTGCTTTTACCAAAAGAAAACAGGGATTGCATGACCTGTTCGCCGATACAACCGTCATATATGAACCACGCTAA